A single Anomalospiza imberbis isolate Cuckoo-Finch-1a 21T00152 chromosome 15, ASM3175350v1, whole genome shotgun sequence DNA region contains:
- the INSYN2B gene encoding protein INSYN2B, whose translation MSSEMGRKETRYLQTLSCDSMAQQNMKMRPVLLKRNSLDSADFMRHPQHRRTKSQQVRFKDDGVSTKAELEANPARDTALTTGKTEIFRDHNFLLTQSPTFPRAQKGLRNIAIQTSPSLRKHFPVFKRKKLTVSKSLTEMPAEPENSVQVNGTLCEPDILSSELCYLRISHDLEDGCRNSEVGLGQRSSKAQSNGPRYSGDFSVSDKTTASTQVPEYIHVSFPQDRNVPLDAPDTTTASSNSLHSSTVINSNESHENSTLSSDSDRAEPSLSNSVSCSECNPHSAAPEVEKSNSEPPAASKDASSKETTPLSPSSNHSSSPCFLRDCHQAGEHKPGSSCATLPSDACPPVSLPSSNASKPCLSCNTEIQKKSTQSDASQCDSCLEGFHMKSYPPRSEINPQSNKEINEINQIHLAHGELCALQGRLQSVEESLQSNQEKIKVLLNVIQDLEKSRALSEGRNFYHTGQDLNNCSTCQNTACIIYSVEYDFRQQEGRFHQILKTLDNAEQNPASASPQKPPPDPPAPEKKELRRKTKKVKRKCFWWI comes from the exons ATGTCAAGTGAAATGGGTCGCAAAGAAACACGTTACTTACAGACTTTAAGTTGTGATTCAATGGCCCAGCAAAACATGAAAATGCGACCAGTGCTACTGAAAAGGAACAGCCTGGACTCAGCAGATTTTATGAGACACCCCCAGCACCGCAGGACCAAATCCCAGCAAGTCCGGTTCAAGGATGATGGTGTCAGCAccaaggcagagctggaggccaATCCTGCCCGAGACACCGCACTCACTActggaaaaactgaaatatttaggGATCACAATTTTTTGCTAACTCAGTCTCCAACTTTTCCAAGGGCTCAGAAGGGGCTTCGGAATATTGCCATACAAACTTCTCCCAGCCTCAGGAAACACTTCCctgtttttaaaaggaaaaagctgaCAGTAAGCAAATCACTGACAGAAATGCCAGCAGAGCCTGAAAACTCTGTCCAGGTAAATGGCACCCTTTGTGAACCAGACATTCTGTCCTCAGAGCTCTGCTACTTGAGGATAAGTCACGACTTGGAGGATGGGTGCAGGAATAGTGAGGTGGGCTTGGGTCAAAGGTCATCAAAAGCACAAAGCAATGGACCGAGGTACTCGGGTGATTTCTCAGTGTCAGACAAGACAACTGCGTCTACACAGGTGCCTGAATACATTCATGTGAGTTTCCCACAAGACAGAAATGTTCCCCTGGATGCACCAGACACAACCACAGCTTCAAGTAATTCACTGCATTCTTCTACCGTCATCAACAGCAACGAAAGTCATGAAAACAGCACACTGTCATCTGATTCTGACAGAGCAGAGCCTTCCCTGAGCAATTCTGTGAGCTGCAGTGAATGTAACCCCCACTCTGCTGCTCCTGAAGTGGAGAAAAGCAATTCTGAGCCGCCTGCAGCCAGCAAAGATGCCAGCAGTAAGGAAACTACTCCCCTGTCACCCTCATCAAATCACAGCTCATCTCCTTGTTTCCTCAGAGACTGTCACCAGGCAGGAGAGCACAAGCCAGGTTCCAGCTGTGCGACGTTACCAAGCGATGCCTGCCCGCCAGTGTCACTGCCCAGCAGCAATGCATCCAAACCATGTCTGTCATGTAATACTGAGATCCAGAAAAAGTCCACCCAGTCAGATGCTTCCCAGTGTGACAGCTGTTTAGAAGGATTTCACATGAAGTCTTATCCGCCAAGGAGTGAAATAAACCCACAAAGCAACAAAGAGATTAATGAAATTAATCAAATTCACTTGGCACATGGAGAACTCTGTGCCCTACAAGGCAGGCTGCAGTCTGTAGAGGAATCCTTGCAGTCCAACCAGGAGAAGATAAAAGTCCTTTTGAATGTAATCCaagacttggaaaaatccaGAGCCCTAAGTGAAGG GCGTAACTTCTACCACACTGGGCAGGACCTCAACAACTGCAGCACCTGTCAGAACACGGCGTGCATCATCTACAG tGTAGAATATGACTTCAGACAACAAGAAGGAAGATTTCATCAGATTTTGAAAACACTGGACAATGCAGAGCAAAATCCAGCTTCAGCTTCACCTCAGAAGCCACCACCTGATCCTCCAGCTCCCGAGAAAAAGGAGTTaaggagaaagacaaaaaaggtgaaaagaaaatgcttctgGTGGATTTGA